A genomic window from Chitinophaga pollutisoli includes:
- a CDS encoding ABC transporter ATP-binding protein, with product MEKNIVKIENLSHRYGGPWAIRNINLVVNRVGVVGLLGANGAGKSTTMNILCGALRQTEGNVFIDGIDMAKHPVEAKKRIGFLPQVAPLHLDLTVDEYLIYCAQLRDIHPKKVQGALADVKERCGIGHFSKRLIGNLSGGYRQRVGIAQAIIHQPKLVVMDEPTNGLDPNQILEVRALIKDIAQERAVIVSTHILSEVQVLCREIKMVDAGKIVFSDTIEAFNNYIAPHSVLMRLDAPPPEEKLLAMPGVSRVEFLTGQRVRVYFNAEQYNANILTDHLIQASVRENWQLREFGPDKLALDEIFAHLSNYKK from the coding sequence ATGGAGAAAAATATTGTAAAAATAGAGAATCTATCGCACCGCTATGGCGGCCCCTGGGCAATACGCAACATCAACCTTGTGGTGAACAGGGTAGGCGTTGTGGGGTTGCTTGGTGCAAACGGAGCGGGTAAATCCACCACCATGAACATCCTCTGCGGCGCGCTGCGGCAAACGGAGGGAAATGTGTTCATCGATGGCATTGATATGGCCAAACATCCTGTGGAAGCCAAAAAGCGCATCGGTTTTTTGCCGCAGGTGGCGCCCCTGCACCTGGATTTAACGGTAGACGAGTATCTCATTTACTGTGCGCAGCTTCGTGATATCCATCCCAAAAAGGTACAGGGAGCGCTGGCGGATGTAAAAGAACGTTGCGGGATTGGCCATTTCAGCAAACGGCTGATAGGCAACCTCTCGGGAGGCTACCGCCAGCGTGTGGGCATTGCCCAGGCCATCATCCATCAACCCAAACTGGTGGTAATGGATGAGCCCACCAACGGCCTCGATCCCAACCAGATACTGGAAGTACGCGCACTCATTAAGGATATAGCGCAGGAAAGGGCGGTGATCGTTTCTACGCACATACTTTCAGAAGTGCAGGTGCTTTGCCGCGAAATAAAAATGGTGGATGCTGGCAAAATTGTTTTCTCCGACACCATTGAAGCATTTAACAACTACATAGCCCCGCATAGCGTGCTGATGCGGCTGGATGCGCCCCCTCCGGAAGAAAAGCTGCTGGCCATGCCCGGCGTTTCCAGGGTGGAATTCCTCACCGGGCAACGGGTGCGCGTTTACTTTAATGCCGAGCAATATAACGCCAATATTTTGACAGACCACCTTATACAGGCCAGCGTCAGGGAAAACTGGCAGCTGCGCGAATTTGGTCCGGATAAACTGGCGCTCGACGAAATTTTTGCCCACCTGTCCAACTACAAAAAATAA